One window of the Shimwellia blattae DSM 4481 = NBRC 105725 genome contains the following:
- a CDS encoding TIGR01212 family radical SAM protein (This family includes YhcC from E. coli K-12, an uncharacterized radical SAM protein.) produces MQLQKLVNMFGGDLSRRYGQKVHKLTLHGGFSCPNRDGTIGRGGCTFCNVASFADEAQQYRSIADQLADQARRVNRAKRYLAYFQAYTSTWAEVQVLRSMYQQAVAQASVVGLCVGTRPDCVPDSVLDLLSDYRNEGYEVWLELGLQSAQDKTLHRINRGHDFACYQQTTARARARGLKVCSHLIVGLPGESDAECLDTLNRVVETGVDGIKLHPLHIVTGSTMAKAWQAGRLAGIALDDYVRIAGEMIRHTPPDIIYHRISASARRPTLLAPLWCENRWTGMVELDRWMHQHGVQGSALGTPWQCPQSSEI; encoded by the coding sequence ATGCAGTTACAGAAATTAGTCAATATGTTTGGTGGTGATTTATCGCGCCGCTACGGGCAAAAGGTGCATAAATTAACCCTTCACGGTGGGTTCAGCTGCCCCAACCGGGATGGCACCATCGGGCGGGGCGGCTGCACGTTCTGTAATGTGGCCTCATTTGCCGATGAAGCCCAGCAGTATCGCTCCATTGCCGACCAGCTGGCTGACCAGGCCCGGCGGGTAAACCGCGCAAAACGCTACCTGGCCTATTTTCAGGCCTATACCAGCACCTGGGCTGAAGTGCAGGTGCTGCGTTCTATGTATCAGCAGGCTGTCGCCCAGGCCAGCGTGGTCGGGCTGTGTGTCGGGACTCGCCCGGATTGTGTACCGGACAGCGTGCTGGATCTGCTCAGTGATTACCGCAATGAAGGCTACGAAGTGTGGCTGGAGCTGGGGCTACAGAGTGCTCAGGATAAAACCCTGCACCGTATTAACCGGGGTCATGATTTCGCCTGTTACCAGCAAACCACCGCGCGCGCGCGGGCCCGGGGGCTGAAAGTGTGCAGCCACCTGATCGTCGGCCTGCCCGGGGAAAGCGACGCCGAATGCCTTGATACGCTGAACCGGGTGGTGGAGACCGGGGTCGACGGCATTAAACTGCACCCGCTGCATATTGTGACCGGCAGCACCATGGCGAAAGCCTGGCAGGCTGGCCGCCTGGCGGGGATCGCACTGGATGATTACGTGCGCATTGCCGGGGAGATGATCCGCCATACCCCACCGGACATTATCTACCACCGGATTTCTGCCAGCGCCCGGCGCCCGACGCTGCTGGCCCCGTTATGGTGTGAGAATCGCTGGACCGGGATGGTCGAGCTGGATCGCTGGATGCACCAGCACGGTGTCCAGGGCTCGGCCCTCGGCACGCCGTGGCAGTGTCCGCAATCTTCTGAAATCTGA